A window of Excalfactoria chinensis isolate bCotChi1 chromosome Z, bCotChi1.hap2, whole genome shotgun sequence contains these coding sequences:
- the CCL19 gene encoding C-C motif chemokine 19, whose product MQQLRLLCFSLLVLGCILHVYAGNNVLDCCLRTREKPIPWRIVQDYRMQLVQDGCDIPATVFITARGKQLCAPPQAPWVLRLREKLDASSARKVPNQSN is encoded by the exons ATGCAGCAGCTGCGTCTTCTCTGCTTTAGTCTGCTGGTGCTGGGATGTATCCTGCACG TGTACGCCGGCAACAACGTCCTTGACTGCTGCCTGCGGACGAGAGAGAAGCCCATCCCGTGGCGGATAGTGCAGGACTACCGGATGCAGCTGGTGCAGGATGGCTGCGACATCCCTGCCACTGT GTTCATCACTGCGAGGGgcaagcagctctgtgccccaCCCCAAGCTCCGTGGGTGCTGCGCCTCCGAGAGAAGCTGGACGCCAGCTCTGCCAGGAAG GTCCCAAATCAAAGCAATTAG